In a genomic window of Thermodesulfobium sp. 4217-1:
- a CDS encoding RsmG family class I SAM-dependent methyltransferase produces MVIDNFKSQSLIFKGLFEKYLPDFMRYFDDINLFTEKLFIYNNKHSLVSFNTVDEFFFKHIYDSLYPTIICSDFFKSSNFLDIGSGAGIPGLILSICFPEIYWSLLEPKHRRVIFLSGVIFDLSLHNVFVVQKRFEDLVEAPKRIISRATFPLEIMLSVLSKYKGLVAGLWLGKSFNNTVLNDFNCQIFNYNLPEGFGERNFLVVNF; encoded by the coding sequence ATGGTAATAGATAATTTTAAGAGCCAAAGTTTAATATTTAAAGGGCTATTTGAAAAATATCTCCCAGATTTTATGAGATATTTTGATGATATAAATCTTTTTACAGAAAAACTTTTTATATATAATAATAAACACTCCTTGGTATCTTTTAACACTGTTGATGAATTTTTTTTTAAACACATATACGACTCTTTATATCCAACAATTATCTGTTCTGATTTCTTCAAATCATCAAATTTTCTTGATATTGGATCTGGCGCAGGCATCCCTGGTCTTATCTTATCTATTTGTTTTCCAGAAATTTACTGGTCATTATTGGAGCCAAAACACAGAAGGGTTATTTTTCTTTCAGGCGTAATTTTTGATTTGAGCCTGCACAATGTTTTTGTTGTACAGAAAAGGTTTGAAGATTTGGTTGAGGCGCCCAAAAGAATAATTTCAAGGGCCACATTTCCTTTAGAGATCATGTTGTCTGTTTTAAGTAAATATAAGGGTTTGGTTGCTGGATTATGGCTTGGAAAAAGCTTTAATAATACTGTCTTGAACGATTTTAATTGCCAAATATTTAATTATAATTTGCCAGAGGGTTTTGGTGAGAGAAATTTTTTAGTAGTTAACTTCTAA
- the jag gene encoding RNA-binding cell elongation regulator Jag/EloR, which produces MMVREVFVTAKNQEEAVKRGLELLGIDENSPFDIEVLEQPKKGLLGIGSKEAKIILRYTPSVEEVISEVIHALINEIPDSTFSLNSYIEGDIHFVEINGDNIGCLIGRHGAILKSIEFLLNRIAKISSNEHSINLDINGYWKSRTAFLYELSDKLAEKCVNYRKKIEFLPLPSHERKVIHVYLSKRNDLKVYSVGVGKTRHIVIEPLTNGNR; this is translated from the coding sequence ATGATGGTTAGAGAGGTTTTTGTTACAGCTAAAAATCAAGAAGAAGCGGTAAAACGCGGTCTTGAATTGCTCGGTATAGATGAAAATTCGCCATTTGACATTGAGGTATTAGAGCAACCAAAAAAAGGTCTTTTAGGAATCGGCTCTAAAGAAGCCAAAATTATTTTGAGATATACACCTTCTGTAGAAGAAGTTATATCAGAAGTAATTCATGCATTAATTAACGAGATTCCAGATAGCACTTTTTCTTTGAATTCATACATTGAAGGGGACATACATTTCGTTGAAATTAATGGTGACAATATTGGATGTCTTATTGGTAGACACGGGGCAATACTGAAATCAATAGAATTTTTATTAAATAGAATTGCTAAGATTAGCTCTAATGAACATAGCATTAACCTTGATATCAATGGATATTGGAAAAGTAGAACTGCCTTTCTATATGAGTTATCCGATAAACTTGCAGAAAAGTGTGTTAATTATAGGAAGAAAATTGAATTTTTACCGTTGCCCTCTCATGAAAGAAAGGTAATTCACGTATATCTTTCCAAGCGTAACGATTTAAAGGTATATAGTGTTGGCGTTGGTAAAACCAGGCACATAGTTATTGAACCATTAACTAATGGTAATAGATAA
- a CDS encoding YidC/Oxa1 family membrane protein insertase encodes MNSFFSWFDTNLFHPIFYSLLSFLHDFGLVIILITLLIRALLWPLNHISLDQMKKMQKLQPKIKELQEKFKSDPQRLQTEMVAFYKNNKINPFGGCLPMLIQLPILIAFYYFLLSPELKAIIAQTHSAVNFLWISDITEKDPFYILPALLMATTFIQQKMTTNTADKMQKQMLLMMPLFLGFISIQFPAGILIYWNVSNFIGIIQSYIIMRKHA; translated from the coding sequence GTGAATTCTTTTTTTAGTTGGTTTGATACTAATCTTTTTCACCCTATTTTTTATTCTTTGCTGAGTTTTTTGCATGATTTTGGCTTGGTAATTATTCTTATCACTCTTTTGATTAGAGCTTTGTTGTGGCCGCTTAACCACATATCTCTCGATCAAATGAAAAAGATGCAAAAACTTCAACCTAAAATAAAGGAACTTCAAGAGAAATTTAAATCAGATCCCCAACGTCTTCAAACTGAGATGGTAGCCTTTTATAAAAATAATAAAATAAATCCATTTGGCGGATGCTTGCCAATGCTTATTCAACTCCCTATACTTATTGCATTTTATTATTTTTTATTAAGCCCAGAATTAAAAGCTATTATTGCTCAGACCCACTCAGCTGTGAATTTTTTGTGGATTTCTGATATAACCGAGAAAGATCCTTTTTATATTCTTCCTGCTCTGCTTATGGCTACAACCTTTATACAGCAGAAAATGACAACAAACACTGCTGACAAGATGCAAAAACAGATGCTTCTAATGATGCCGCTCTTCTTGGGATTCATATCCATACAATTTCCTGCTGGCATTTTAATTTACTGGAACGTTTCTAACTTCATTGGAATAATTCAATCCTATATAATAATGAGAAAGCATGCATGA
- the yidD gene encoding membrane protein insertion efficiency factor YidD yields the protein MQIYLKYFLIFLIKFYQKFISPLKGRTCIFYPTCSEYAVIAISRFGPFKGSFLAIKRVLRCHPFNHGGYDPVPENFLVREEK from the coding sequence ATGCAAATATATTTAAAATATTTTTTAATATTTTTAATAAAGTTTTACCAAAAATTTATTTCTCCCTTGAAGGGCAGAACTTGTATTTTTTACCCTACTTGCTCTGAATATGCAGTTATTGCTATTTCTAGATTTGGACCATTTAAGGGCAGTTTTTTGGCAATAAAGAGAGTTTTAAGATGCCACCCATTTAATCATGGTGGATATGACCCTGTACCAGAAAATTTCTTAGTTCGAGAGGAGAAATGA
- the rpmH gene encoding 50S ribosomal protein L34 — protein sequence MSKRTYQPKVRKRFKIHGFLLRMSTKAGRKIIKSRRTKGRHDLAVSA from the coding sequence ATGTCAAAAAGAACTTATCAACCAAAAGTCAGAAAGCGTTTTAAGATACACGGTTTTCTGCTCAGGATGAGTACTAAAGCTGGTAGAAAAATTATTAAATCTAGAAGAACTAAAGGTAGACACGACCTTGCGGTAAGTGCTTAG
- the dnaA gene encoding chromosomal replication initiator protein DnaA, giving the protein MNSIWDEILDTVEEKMGKPTVEAFLKPSKAIINKEENRLTLIVPNDFIKTYVEQKSSKLKNIIEDIIERENLKLYLEVDQSMESYDDVEKRNNNQRMQQTERVEQNSFLSKYTFETFVIGPGNRMAHAASLAVADNPGKAYNPLFIYGGAGLGKTHLLQAIATTVRIKKPNLYVLYITSEKFTNEFINAIKDDKINSFQEHYRNIDILLVDDIQFIAGKERTQEEFFHTFNTLYESGKQIVLSSDRPPKEIRTLEERLRTRFEMGLIADVQPPDLETRIAILQKKAEIEEIDIEQNALILIAEKVASNIRELEGVLTKAMALCSINQESKITVEYAQEALKNIEENKLNNQPTMDEISIAVSKIMQIKLEDLKSRGRKSHQANARQIAMYLCREITKNSLPQIGEYFGRDHSTVIHAYERIKEDISNDQSVKRIVEQIKTSLRVT; this is encoded by the coding sequence GTGAATAGTATATGGGATGAAATATTAGATACAGTTGAAGAAAAAATGGGAAAACCAACGGTAGAAGCCTTTTTAAAACCTTCAAAAGCAATAATTAACAAGGAAGAAAACAGGTTAACATTGATAGTGCCAAATGACTTTATAAAAACTTATGTAGAACAAAAATCTAGTAAGTTAAAGAACATCATAGAGGACATAATTGAAAGAGAAAATCTAAAATTATATTTAGAAGTAGATCAATCAATGGAAAGTTATGATGATGTTGAAAAAAGAAATAATAACCAAAGAATGCAACAGACAGAGAGAGTTGAACAAAACAGCTTCTTATCAAAATATACTTTTGAAACCTTTGTTATAGGTCCTGGAAACAGAATGGCACACGCAGCATCGCTTGCTGTAGCTGATAATCCAGGTAAGGCATACAACCCTCTTTTTATTTATGGGGGGGCAGGACTCGGTAAAACACATCTACTTCAAGCAATAGCGACAACTGTCAGAATCAAAAAACCAAATCTATACGTGTTATACATAACAAGTGAAAAATTTACAAATGAATTTATAAATGCAATAAAAGATGACAAAATTAACTCATTTCAAGAACATTACAGAAATATAGATATATTATTAGTTGACGATATACAATTTATAGCAGGTAAAGAAAGAACTCAAGAGGAATTTTTTCATACTTTCAATACGCTTTACGAGTCTGGAAAACAAATAGTGCTATCATCAGACAGACCACCAAAAGAGATTAGAACTTTAGAAGAAAGATTAAGAACAAGATTCGAAATGGGATTGATTGCTGATGTGCAGCCTCCAGATTTAGAAACAAGGATAGCAATACTCCAAAAAAAGGCAGAAATAGAAGAAATAGACATAGAGCAAAATGCACTAATTTTAATAGCTGAAAAAGTAGCATCAAACATAAGGGAATTAGAAGGGGTTTTAACAAAAGCCATGGCCCTTTGTTCTATTAATCAAGAATCAAAAATAACTGTAGAATACGCACAAGAAGCTTTAAAAAATATTGAAGAAAATAAGCTAAACAATCAACCAACTATGGATGAAATTTCTATTGCTGTTTCCAAAATAATGCAAATTAAACTCGAGGATCTAAAAAGCAGAGGAAGGAAAAGTCATCAGGCCAATGCAAGACAAATAGCAATGTATTTATGTAGAGAAATAACAAAAAATTCCCTACCGCAAATTGGAGAATACTTTGGAAGAGATCACTCTACTGTAATACACGCATATGAAAGAATTAAAGAAGATATAAGCAACGATCAATCAGTAAAAAGAATAGTGGAACAAATAAAGACATCTTTAAGAGTAACTTAA
- a CDS encoding DNA polymerase III subunit beta, whose translation MEEIKGNVENSSSEGKIKIELEIKELNKIIQDLSKNIKKHPVEILRNIQVQTKEKNMIFRSTDLEVETIYVFEIKEDVTIEPILIESNEISNLIKNYPNEKITLEFQDEELNLKGENLSATIPIKKDPNFPEQIDISKIEPKIIKFSTIKKAIEKVINSSSQSSDSKMSGVNFKTKDKTTTIAATDGFRLSIYKIEPEEELDMNFTISKKCAQEIIKFDAITPMSYLTDTHWILSTHEKILSVKKLNYEYPNYEKAIPSDNKYRLHINREDFIKKLLFTSSQSEIIKLILENDDITIKSSDTRINTKLKTKSLTEINKIEFLFKSQYLIDGLKIFTEDEILFTYKDENKPITIENELNTTYITLPARPER comes from the coding sequence ATGGAAGAGATAAAAGGCAATGTGGAAAACTCATCAAGTGAGGGAAAAATAAAAATAGAATTAGAAATAAAAGAGTTAAATAAAATAATACAAGACCTATCAAAAAATATTAAGAAACATCCAGTTGAAATATTAAGAAATATACAAGTACAAACAAAAGAAAAAAACATGATATTCAGATCTACTGATTTAGAAGTTGAAACTATTTATGTTTTTGAAATTAAAGAAGATGTAACCATAGAACCAATCTTAATAGAGTCTAATGAAATATCCAATCTAATTAAAAACTATCCAAATGAAAAAATTACATTAGAATTTCAAGATGAGGAATTAAACTTAAAGGGTGAAAACCTATCGGCAACAATACCGATAAAAAAAGATCCAAACTTTCCAGAACAAATTGATATATCTAAAATAGAACCAAAAATAATAAAATTTTCAACAATAAAAAAGGCAATTGAAAAAGTAATAAACTCAAGCTCACAAAGCTCAGATTCTAAGATGAGCGGAGTAAACTTCAAGACAAAAGACAAAACTACAACTATAGCAGCTACAGACGGATTTAGATTATCAATTTATAAGATAGAACCTGAAGAAGAATTAGATATGAACTTCACTATATCAAAAAAATGCGCACAAGAAATAATTAAATTTGATGCAATAACTCCAATGTCATACTTAACAGATACACACTGGATATTATCAACTCACGAAAAAATTTTATCAGTTAAAAAACTTAATTATGAATATCCAAATTATGAAAAGGCTATACCTTCAGACAACAAATACAGACTTCACATAAATAGAGAGGACTTTATAAAAAAGTTACTTTTTACCTCTTCACAATCAGAAATAATAAAATTAATCTTAGAAAACGATGACATAACAATAAAATCATCAGATACAAGAATAAACACAAAATTAAAAACTAAATCGTTAACAGAGATTAATAAAATAGAATTTTTATTTAAGTCGCAATATTTAATAGACGGTTTAAAAATTTTTACAGAAGATGAAATATTATTTACATATAAAGACGAAAACAAACCTATAACAATAGAAAATGAATTAAATACTACTTATATAACACTTCCAGCAAGACCAGAAAGATAG
- a CDS encoding DciA family protein yields MFKIDSIILNQVPKNLRLCFIIEKNWLEIVGPKLSKLSRPTKLSNKTLIISTNHPIISSEISLCSNIIFDRIKKNLGIEIDNLKFKTSNFELKEICKIEKDEEIKIEIEYPECLNNIENEKIKKNLLNIYKTIVKKNYLKVSKGDE; encoded by the coding sequence ATGTTTAAAATAGATTCGATAATATTAAATCAAGTTCCAAAGAATTTAAGATTATGTTTTATTATTGAAAAAAATTGGTTAGAAATTGTTGGACCAAAGCTTTCCAAGCTTTCAAGACCAACAAAATTGAGCAATAAAACTTTAATCATATCAACGAACCATCCAATTATAAGTAGTGAAATTTCTCTATGTTCAAATATAATTTTTGATAGAATAAAAAAAAATTTAGGCATAGAAATAGATAATTTAAAATTTAAGACATCAAATTTTGAATTAAAAGAGATTTGTAAAATAGAAAAGGATGAAGAAATTAAAATTGAAATAGAATATCCAGAATGTCTTAATAATATTGAAAACGAAAAAATAAAAAAAAATTTATTAAATATATACAAAACGATTGTTAAAAAAAATTATTTAAAGGTTTCTAAAGGAGATGAATAA
- a CDS encoding DNA gyrase subunit B yields MEAVRKRPGMYIGSIGLKGLLHLIYEVIDNSVDEYMAGYCKNISIKIHKSNFVTIEDDGRGIPTDLHEQTNKNALELVLTTLHAGGKFNDKVYKVSGGLHGVGVSVVNALSEKFVATVYRDGKIFTQEFSKGIPTSDIKIIGESNNHGTKINFLPDKEIFKDITWDVDDLKSRFQEIAFLNPGLTIKFFDERIDEKEVFYDDKGISGFVEYLNKNSKTLYYPPIAIQGEYDEVYVDIALQHIDSTYENIICFANNISTKEGGSHLTAFKNSLTKFTNQYAKDKKFLKEEENFQGEDIRCGLTAVISVKLKEPLFEGQTKTKLSSLEAKIAVEKLMEKFIVELESKPEIANMIIKSSLAAKEAREAAKKARDMVRKKHDFTTSISLPGKLALCSSKKPEECELFIVEGDSAGGSAKQGRDRRFQAILPLRGKILNVEKANIDKILANQEIKALAASIGLPFYEEERTTTDWIKNLRFHKVIIMTDADVDGSHIRTLLLTLFFRYFRPLIEMGKIFIAQPPLYMIRKGKERRYAMSDDELNNILLEIKNPDSIQRFKGLGEMTPTQLWDIAMDPDKRTMLRVCIDDASEANRIFEILMGDNVEYRKAFIERYAREVKNLDV; encoded by the coding sequence ATGGAAGCAGTAAGAAAAAGACCGGGAATGTATATCGGTTCAATAGGTCTAAAAGGTTTATTACATTTGATATATGAAGTGATTGATAATTCAGTAGATGAATATATGGCTGGATACTGTAAAAATATTTCAATAAAAATTCATAAATCAAATTTTGTAACAATAGAAGATGATGGAAGAGGAATACCCACAGATTTACACGAACAAACAAACAAAAATGCTCTTGAACTTGTATTGACTACTCTACACGCAGGCGGAAAGTTTAATGATAAGGTCTACAAGGTGTCAGGCGGGTTACATGGAGTTGGTGTATCTGTTGTAAATGCCCTGTCTGAAAAATTCGTTGCAACTGTTTATAGGGACGGTAAAATATTTACACAAGAATTTTCTAAGGGCATTCCAACTTCTGACATAAAGATAATCGGTGAGAGCAACAATCATGGTACCAAAATAAATTTCCTACCTGACAAAGAAATTTTTAAGGATATTACATGGGATGTAGACGATCTAAAATCAAGATTTCAAGAAATCGCATTTCTAAATCCTGGATTAACAATTAAATTTTTTGATGAAAGAATTGATGAAAAAGAAGTTTTTTATGATGATAAGGGAATATCTGGATTTGTAGAGTATTTAAATAAAAATTCCAAAACTCTATACTATCCGCCTATAGCTATTCAGGGAGAATATGATGAAGTATACGTTGATATTGCTCTCCAACATATTGATTCAACATATGAAAACATAATCTGTTTTGCAAACAATATTTCCACAAAAGAGGGAGGTTCGCATTTAACCGCCTTTAAAAATTCGCTGACAAAATTTACAAATCAGTACGCAAAAGATAAAAAGTTTCTAAAAGAAGAAGAAAATTTTCAAGGTGAAGATATAAGATGTGGTTTAACCGCTGTAATATCAGTAAAATTAAAAGAACCACTATTTGAAGGTCAAACAAAAACTAAATTATCATCTCTAGAAGCTAAGATTGCTGTAGAAAAGCTTATGGAAAAATTTATAGTAGAATTAGAATCAAAACCAGAAATAGCAAATATGATAATCAAGTCATCCCTAGCTGCAAAAGAGGCAAGAGAAGCAGCGAAAAAAGCAAGGGATATGGTAAGAAAGAAACACGATTTTACGACAAGCATCTCTCTACCTGGTAAATTAGCTCTATGCTCATCAAAGAAACCAGAAGAATGCGAACTATTTATTGTAGAAGGAGATAGCGCAGGTGGTTCTGCAAAACAAGGTAGAGATAGAAGATTTCAAGCCATATTACCACTTAGAGGAAAAATACTTAACGTAGAAAAAGCAAATATAGATAAGATTTTAGCAAACCAAGAAATAAAGGCCCTTGCAGCTTCAATTGGTTTACCATTTTACGAAGAAGAAAGAACCACAACAGATTGGATTAAAAATCTAAGATTTCACAAGGTAATAATAATGACAGATGCTGACGTAGACGGTTCACACATAAGAACCTTACTATTAACTTTATTTTTTAGATATTTTCGTCCACTGATAGAAATGGGCAAAATATTTATTGCACAACCACCGCTATATATGATTAGAAAGGGCAAAGAAAGAAGATATGCTATGAGCGACGATGAATTAAATAACATACTTTTAGAAATAAAAAATCCAGATTCGATACAAAGATTTAAAGGTTTAGGGGAAATGACTCCCACTCAACTTTGGGATATAGCAATGGATCCTGACAAAAGAACAATGTTAAGAGTTTGTATAGATGATGCAAGTGAAGCAAATAGGATATTCGAAATACTTATGGGAGATAATGTCGAATACAGAAAAGCTTTTATTGAAAGATATGCTCGGGAGGTAAAAAACTTAGATGTCTGA
- the gyrA gene encoding DNA gyrase subunit A: MSEIMRIVEEEIKDSYLDYAMSVIVGRAIPDIRDGLKPVQRRIVYAMSEMGMTYDKPHKKCARVVGEVLGKFHPHGDTAVYDALVRMAQDFTYRYPLIDGHGNFGSLDGDSAAAMRYTEARLSKISNTLVSEMNFNIVPMQDNFDGSLKEPEVLPAKFPQLLANGASGIAVGMATSIPPHNLGELIDALLLILRNPQTSEEELLKVLPGPDFPTGGIIVGKNGIREYFFNGKGKVILRGKYQIEMGSKINKLVISEIPYSVNKAILVEKIDQLIKEKRLDGVSEVRDESGREGIRVVLELKRDANSEKIMKNLYKHTTMQVTFGVIMLSLVAGVPKVLPVKDVLLHFLTFRKDIQRKRLEKILEDLKKRLILLDALSKALDKIDQVIEIIKKSLNPAEAKKSLCEFLEITEEGAQGILDLRLQRLTSLEREKILRDLEKTLLEIKETEFALNNEEKFLEILEKELFEIKSNFADKRRTEISLDFEEDDIVEEDIPEGEVIVTISKLGFIKRMKNEVYGRQNKGGKGIDGVQKSSAIQDRIQTSITLSNKDKVLFISSRGRAYTLLAYSIPEFTRTSRGTGIANILPLSEDEKITFMVQVKDDEIKKDIILSTSKGYLKKIKLENIVSKRRNGVIAIKLIDSESVVGACMVCKERFLLYSSKGFATLANLKDLRSMGNNSHGVIGMRLSKDDKLLGIVPDSEFFIVIDKDGNGKRVSNKNFTGHNRGTKGVRVAKSSLATILNYEQNKDLTIYTEKAKVIRIDIDSVKQLSRSAKGVKLQKLDGTDKVLDAYTSPPNNDLIDDNL; this comes from the coding sequence ATGTCTGAGATAATGAGAATAGTAGAAGAAGAAATAAAAGATTCATACTTAGATTATGCTATGAGCGTAATTGTTGGTAGAGCAATACCTGATATAAGAGACGGTCTAAAACCCGTTCAAAGAAGAATTGTTTATGCTATGAGCGAGATGGGTATGACTTACGATAAACCACACAAAAAGTGTGCAAGAGTAGTAGGAGAAGTTTTAGGAAAATTCCACCCTCACGGTGATACTGCAGTATACGATGCTCTTGTGAGAATGGCACAGGATTTTACTTATAGATACCCATTGATTGACGGTCATGGCAATTTTGGTTCTCTTGATGGAGACAGTGCAGCTGCTATGAGATACACTGAGGCAAGACTATCAAAGATTTCGAATACGCTTGTGTCAGAAATGAATTTCAATATTGTGCCCATGCAAGATAACTTTGATGGCTCTTTAAAAGAACCAGAGGTTTTGCCTGCAAAATTTCCGCAACTCTTAGCAAACGGCGCTTCTGGAATAGCTGTTGGAATGGCTACTTCTATTCCTCCTCACAATTTAGGGGAATTAATTGACGCGCTTTTATTAATTTTAAGAAATCCTCAAACATCGGAAGAGGAATTATTAAAAGTATTACCTGGTCCTGATTTTCCTACAGGAGGAATAATAGTAGGAAAAAATGGCATTAGAGAATATTTTTTCAATGGCAAGGGAAAGGTTATCTTAAGAGGAAAATATCAAATAGAAATGGGCTCTAAAATAAATAAATTAGTTATAAGTGAGATTCCTTATTCTGTTAATAAGGCTATTTTAGTTGAAAAGATTGATCAGCTAATTAAAGAAAAAAGATTAGATGGAGTTTCAGAAGTAAGAGATGAATCTGGCAGAGAAGGAATAAGGGTTGTTTTGGAGCTTAAAAGAGATGCCAACTCTGAAAAAATTATGAAAAATCTATATAAACACACTACGATGCAGGTGACATTTGGCGTAATAATGCTCTCCTTGGTTGCTGGAGTTCCAAAGGTTTTGCCAGTAAAAGATGTTTTGTTACATTTTCTCACCTTTAGAAAGGATATCCAAAGGAAAAGACTGGAAAAAATCCTTGAAGACTTGAAAAAAAGATTGATTCTTTTAGATGCTCTGTCCAAAGCTTTGGATAAAATAGATCAAGTTATAGAGATAATTAAAAAATCCTTAAATCCAGCAGAAGCGAAGAAGTCGCTATGCGAATTTCTTGAAATAACAGAAGAAGGTGCTCAGGGCATTTTAGACCTAAGATTACAAAGATTGACATCTTTAGAAAGAGAAAAAATTCTTAGGGATCTTGAAAAAACTTTGTTAGAAATTAAAGAGACAGAATTTGCTTTAAACAATGAAGAAAAATTTTTAGAAATTTTGGAAAAAGAACTCTTTGAAATAAAATCAAATTTTGCTGACAAGAGAAGGACAGAGATCTCTTTGGATTTTGAAGAAGACGACATCGTTGAAGAGGACATCCCTGAAGGAGAAGTAATTGTTACAATAAGCAAATTAGGATTTATAAAAAGGATGAAAAACGAAGTTTATGGAAGGCAAAATAAAGGCGGGAAAGGCATAGACGGAGTTCAAAAGAGCAGTGCAATTCAAGATAGAATTCAAACTTCAATAACTCTATCAAACAAAGATAAAGTATTATTTATATCCTCAAGAGGTAGAGCCTATACACTCCTTGCTTACAGTATTCCAGAATTTACAAGAACATCCAGAGGTACAGGCATAGCGAATATATTGCCACTTTCAGAGGACGAAAAAATTACATTTATGGTGCAGGTTAAAGATGATGAAATAAAAAAAGACATAATACTTTCGACATCAAAAGGCTATTTAAAAAAAATAAAACTTGAAAATATTGTCTCAAAGAGAAGAAATGGAGTAATTGCGATAAAACTTATTGATTCTGAATCTGTTGTAGGCGCGTGTATGGTATGTAAAGAGAGATTCTTGCTTTACTCCAGCAAAGGGTTTGCAACCCTGGCTAATTTAAAGGATTTGAGAAGTATGGGAAATAATTCACATGGCGTTATCGGCATGAGACTCTCTAAGGACGACAAACTGTTAGGCATAGTTCCAGATTCAGAATTTTTTATAGTTATTGATAAGGATGGAAATGGCAAGAGAGTTAGCAATAAGAATTTTACAGGTCACAACAGAGGGACAAAAGGAGTTAGGGTTGCAAAGTCAAGTCTTGCTACAATATTGAATTATGAACAGAATAAAGACTTAACAATATATACAGAAAAAGCCAAAGTTATAAGAATTGATATTGATTCGGTAAAGCAACTTTCAAGAAGTGCAAAGGGAGTAAAACTCCAAAAATTAGATGGTACTGATAAGGTTTTGGATGCTTATACCTCTCCACCAAATAATGACTTAATTGATGATAATTTATGA
- a CDS encoding polyprenyl synthetase family protein: MNAITVKLELKSHIKLSEIELSRILETDVDTLRKASLHLLDAGGKRIRPAIVFLSALCMNQDLDKVVKYAAVVEGIHLATLIHDDVIDESNIRRGMPSVNGKYGFKVAILSGDFILAKITHYLSLLPNKEPVSLMAEVIMRMAEGEVMQQEDLFKIVPVERYIIRCINKTAKLISSSALLGTIDVVEKRNIFADFGLNLGIAFQIIDDILDFTGEMKKLGKLPGSDLKSGVVTLPVLLLSKKSKEVRLLLENKTEDDLNKIIEMVRNEEVLKESVNLAKNYSERALECLSELNINNIYSRTLIDYVKMLEERVS; encoded by the coding sequence ATGAATGCTATAACGGTAAAATTAGAACTAAAATCTCATATAAAATTATCAGAAATTGAACTCTCAAGAATATTAGAAACTGATGTAGATACTTTACGAAAGGCATCTTTGCATTTGCTTGACGCAGGTGGTAAAAGAATTAGACCGGCAATAGTTTTTTTAAGCGCGCTTTGTATGAACCAAGATCTAGATAAAGTTGTAAAATACGCAGCAGTTGTAGAAGGTATACACCTGGCTACGCTTATACACGATGATGTTATTGACGAATCCAATATAAGAAGAGGCATGCCCAGCGTAAATGGCAAGTATGGATTCAAGGTTGCGATTCTCTCAGGAGACTTTATCCTGGCAAAGATAACTCATTATCTTTCTTTGTTGCCAAATAAAGAGCCTGTAAGCCTTATGGCAGAAGTAATAATGCGCATGGCTGAGGGAGAAGTGATGCAACAAGAAGACCTTTTTAAAATAGTGCCAGTGGAAAGATACATCATCAGGTGTATTAACAAAACTGCAAAACTGATAAGCTCTTCTGCTCTTCTGGGGACAATTGATGTTGTAGAAAAAAGAAATATTTTTGCTGATTTTGGGCTAAATTTGGGCATCGCATTTCAAATAATTGACGACATCTTAGATTTTACCGGTGAAATGAAAAAATTGGGCAAGCTGCCCGGTTCAGATTTGAAGTCAGGCGTGGTTACTCTTCCTGTTCTATTGCTCTCAAAGAAGAGTAAAGAAGTGAGATTATTGTTAGAAAACAAAACGGAAGACGACTTAAATAAAATAATTGAAATGGTTAGAAATGAAGAAGTTCTAAAAGAGAGTGTAAATTTAGCGAAAAACTACTCCGAGCGAGCTCTTGAGTGTTTGAGCGAGTTAAATATTAACAATATATACTCAAGAACTTTAATCGATTATGTAAAAATGCTTGAGGAGCGAGTGTCATAA